The Ogataea parapolymorpha DL-1 chromosome III, whole genome shotgun sequence nucleotide sequence GAGATGGCGAGCAATATGGCCAAAAACCCGCCCAGAAGAAGATGGAAATACAGCTTTTTGTAGTTGCGTGATTTCACTGGCCCGAACTCGCCCAGCTCGGCAAAACTCGAATCTGACCTGTTGCGGTCAAACATCTCGATCGTGTCGAGATACTCAAAGCCCTTGGGGCTCTGTCGGAACACCTTGAGGAAGTTTGTCTTGACCTTCCCAAAGAAAGATTCAGGAGCAGGTCTTAGGTTGCGCAAATCCAGCGAAACGTTGTCATCGTCATAGTCATCAATTCTAAacgtctcgtcgtccgcaTCTAGGTCTGTGACAGGCACATCAACGGCGAACCCAGAACTCATTATAtgggtcgatcgaccttTGTGTGGTTTaacaagaaaatcaaatcaAATAATTATTcccaaaaaaataattttctCATGGCTTTCGTCCTTAGAAATATAAAAGCCCCTCTATTCAGGGGTTATGCGACGCTGGGTGCGCAATCCACTAAGGCCCCGTCTGAAACTAGGAAACTGGAGCAGACACTTACCAAATTCTGGGAAAAAGTGGACTTGGCAGAGAAAGACGATGGGTACCATATCCTGCTCGACGGCAAGTCGATCAAGACGCCGCTCGGTTTCCAATTGACGGTCCCAAAAAATAAGCACACTCTGGCGTATTTGCTGGCCCACGAGTGGAAACATCTGCCTAGTTTGCAGATCAAACCATATTTGGTGCCACTTACTTCTCTGGTCTCGAGATGCATTGATCTGGAACAGTCGCACAACAAACAAGATGCAGAGCTGTTGACCAAAGTTGGCGACAAGGAGAACCTGAAAGCGCTTCTATTGAGATATCTTGACACTGACACTCTTCTTGTGTTTTCTCCAGCCAAAGACTGCGACGGAAAGCTCAGAGAGGCCCAGGAACAGACGTACCGGCCAATCATCAAGTCGATGGAggaatttttccagccctACGCGGAAAATGGCGAGGAGGTCAAGCTGACCTACATGGACTCGGACGTCCACGGACTCGTTGGCAATAAACAGCCAGAGGCCACTGTGAAAGCAGTCCGCAAATGGCTCGATACTCTGGACTTCTGGTCGCTGGTTTCGCTTGAGAAGGCCACTCTGACTGCCAAATCCTTCCTTAGTGGCGTGGCCATCCTCAGACTCAACAACAAACAGGACCAAATCGACCTGACCGTCGACGATATCGCCCGCGCTGCCACCTTGGAGACAATTTATCAGACGGAACGCTGGGGAGAGGTCGAGGATACTCACGACGTGGACAAGGTTGATGTCCAGAGAAACCTCACCAGCGCCTCGTTGATCGTCTACGAGCATTAACATACTGTATATATATTAGATGTTTCACTTTTTAGTATTTGATGCGATTGACGTCGAGGTAACGAACGTTTTGATGGACGGATTGTATGTTGTGGTACTCAGGTTTGAGCTGTAAGAACTGGAGTTCGACAGAGACGTGGATCTAGTTAGAACGttctggaagagctggttgGCCTCATCAACTCCTGCAGTTTTGAGCCAGAATAGCGTCACGGCGCTCTGTAGATCGCAGCTGGTGATGTGGATGTCCATTGCCGAGGCCCGTCTCACAATTGTGCTGTCATTGAGCTTGATTAGAAACTCTGTACGTAGTTCGGACTCGACGTTGGTTCCCATCAGATAGTTCTCCGAGTCGGACTGGAGCAGCAAAAGATCGACGCTTACCGGCTGCGACCATTGGTTATCCTCCCATTTGCACCATTCAACGCGTTGCAGGAACAAATGTTTGCTCTTGCGGAAAATTTCCTCGGCAACAGAATCCGTAGGCTCGGAAACAGTcagttttttcttgatgatggtggaaaGCATACCAAACACAGAttgcttttttttctttaaaTAGCTGCCATTGATGCCATGTTGATAGTTCTGTGCAAACCGTTGCGGATCGAATGAATTGAGctttgacgacgacacaGGCTGCAATGGAGCTCTGGGAGCTTCTCTGGCCGGGTGAATTTCGGCCACCTGCGGCTGCTGCACTCTATAAGCCTTAACCTCAGAAACACGGTGGTGTTCCTGACTTTCGGGCTCTTCTGATGACACTCTTCCCTGCAATTGAATTCCCATACCCATCGAACGTGTCTTGGTCAGCCTAGCAGGCCTATTCCAGAACTTGGCCAGTCTCGAGTGCATGGCACTGTTCAGCTTCAGATACACACAAATGCCTGTGTCCAGCGTGTGCTTAAATACATAAATCTCATCCTCCACCTGCTTGTCGTAGTGGAGCTCGTTGGCACGCAATGGCGGGAAAACCAGCGTCCGTTCCCCCTTTTCGAGAGACACCAGCGCAACAGTCTGGTTTTTGAGAAACATCAGCTCAAGAGTCttgaaaatcaacgacGTATCTAGCTTCTCGTTCGTGTAGTACATCTCTGTCCGGTACGTCTCCACGATGCTGTTCATACTAAAACTGGAACATATCATTGAGAAATCGGTCATTGAACGCACGCTGGAAAAATTGACGTGcttgtccagcttcttgcGCTGGAGACACTCCATTCTATGCGCCTCCTCCATTGTCTGCTCCAATCTGTGTGTGGCGACTTCCAGGTCGGAAAAAACCGACCCGCCTTGCAAACGGTCCATCTGCAGACTCAGTATGTTCTTGACGGCCCTAATGCTCTGGTGCAAATAAGCCAGTCTAAGAAGCGGCTGGCGACGCAGTTCAACCTCAGAAACCGACTGGTTTTCCTGCAAACGGTACAGACTGATGTATTGCTTGTACGACTTGATCGCGTCCGTGCACCATTTTGCAAACTTGGCAGCCAGCACCGCCAGGTCGTCTGTCTGGAGTATTTGTGCCAGTTCGCGGTGCATCACGATGAGCGTCCGCACAACTTTGGCCAGTTTCGCGTTCATTTTCTGACGGTGGCTCATCTGCTCCTCGATATCATCGTCTACCGAGTCGTCAAAGTAGTTGTTGAACCGCACATCAAACGCGTTCACGAGTCTCATCAGCGACCCCAGTTCGCTGACGTAGTGTGATTCCGTggtcttgatctcgtccagcacaTGGCCAGCGTCCATTGGAGAGTTCATTGCCCACGCCTAAACGATAAGATGGATACTTTGTTGGCTCAGACTCGGTACTTTTCATGTCATTCTATTCTGATCTAAGCCGCACGCCGAGCCGCACTTCGCGGTTTTTTCACAGGAgaatttaaaaaaaatcgctCCTGCAACACGAACGCGTGATCGACAAATGCTCATGGGCCATTGTTAGTGACTGAGCTCCAACAATGCATCCACGCAGTCGCCTATGTTGCCTCCGCCTTCTGTGCGGGCCTTGGAGGCAACGACGTCGGTAATAAGTTCGCGGTCCAAATTTGGAAACATCGAGACCAGTGCATCGGTCGTCTCCTCTCGCTGCTTGCGCATTGTCTCCTGGTGCTCGTGCTCCTCTAAGGacagctttttgatgtcgATGAGTTCTTGTTTGGCGGGTGTTTCCGAAGGAGACGGTGAGGTCTGGAACAGGTTGttgaacgacgacgagatcgactGTTTCATCATCTCGGCCGACTTCGTGAGCACCTGCGACGGCGACTCGTTCGAATTCGACCCTATCAGCTCTGTCAGTTTCTTTGGTATCGGCGAAAGGATGTCATTGGCGCCCTTCTGCtcatttcttt carries:
- a CDS encoding Protein ATP12, mitochondrial, giving the protein MAFVLRNIKAPLFRGYATLGAQSTKAPSETRKLEQTLTKFWEKVDLAEKDDGYHILLDGKSIKTPLGFQLTVPKNKHTLAYLLAHEWKHLPSLQIKPYLVPLTSLVSRCIDLEQSHNKQDAELLTKVGDKENLKALLLRYLDTDTLLVFSPAKDCDGKLREAQEQTYRPIIKSMEEFFQPYAENGEEVKLTYMDSDVHGLVGNKQPEATVKAVRKWLDTLDFWSLVSLEKATLTAKSFLSGVAILRLNNKQDQIDLTVDDIARAATLETIYQTERWGEVEDTHDVDKVDVQRNLTSASLIVYEH